The following coding sequences are from one Pseudonocardia sp. HH130630-07 window:
- a CDS encoding 5-dehydro-4-deoxyglucarate dehydratase produces the protein MTTPLHLDGVLAFPLTPFDVDGGIALDVLTDTVEAHLDGGAAALFVACGTGEFSSLTPAEVAAVLARTREIVAGRVPVWVGAGGGAATARAGIAAARDGGADGVLLLPPYLVSGPPEGLHRYVEYAVADTGIPVIVYHRSPGVFTAEGARRLLDVDQVVGLKDGYGDVELMSRIVSTIRAVGTDRARDFLFFNGLPTAEVSARAYAAIGVARYSSAVHCIAPEIAARFNAALAAGDDAVMDRLLEGFYLPLVALRDETPGFAVALVKAAARLKGQKVGPVRPPLVEPSDEQVERLAGIVDRGRELVVELSR, from the coding sequence ATGACGACACCCCTGCACCTGGACGGCGTGCTCGCCTTCCCCCTGACCCCCTTCGACGTCGACGGCGGGATCGCGCTCGACGTCCTCACCGACACGGTCGAGGCGCACCTCGACGGCGGCGCGGCCGCGCTGTTCGTCGCGTGCGGAACCGGTGAGTTCAGCTCGCTCACCCCGGCCGAGGTGGCCGCCGTGCTCGCCCGTACCCGGGAGATCGTGGCCGGCCGCGTCCCGGTCTGGGTCGGCGCCGGCGGTGGCGCCGCCACGGCCAGGGCCGGGATCGCCGCGGCCCGCGACGGCGGCGCGGACGGGGTCCTGCTTCTGCCGCCGTACCTGGTCAGCGGCCCGCCGGAGGGCCTGCACCGGTACGTGGAGTACGCGGTCGCCGACACCGGCATCCCGGTGATCGTCTACCACCGTTCGCCCGGCGTGTTCACCGCCGAGGGCGCCCGCCGGCTGCTCGACGTCGACCAGGTCGTCGGCCTGAAGGACGGCTACGGCGACGTCGAGCTGATGAGCCGGATCGTCTCGACGATCCGCGCGGTGGGCACGGACCGGGCGCGTGACTTCCTGTTCTTCAACGGTCTGCCCACGGCGGAGGTCTCCGCACGGGCGTACGCCGCGATCGGCGTCGCCCGGTACTCCTCGGCGGTGCACTGCATCGCCCCGGAGATCGCGGCCCGGTTCAACGCGGCGCTCGCCGCCGGTGACGACGCGGTGATGGACCGCCTGCTGGAGGGCTTCTACCTGCCGCTGGTGGCGTTGCGCGACGAGACCCCCGGCTTCGCGGTGGCCCTGGTGAAGGCCGCGGCCCGGCTGAAGGGCCAGAAGGTCGGTCCGGTGCGCCCGCCGCTGGTGGAACCCTCGGACGAGCAGGTCGAGCGGCTGGCGGGCATCGTCGACCGTGGCCGGGAGCTCGTCGTGGAGCTCTCGCGATGA
- a CDS encoding ABC transporter substrate-binding protein, giving the protein MRTRRLLVATVAALSLALAGCGSGARSGDDEPLEIAIVSKGFQHEFWQAVKQGADQEAARQQVNITFEGPATESEIEAQVTMLTNAVGRGPDALAVAALDSRAAAPVLQQAQGSGIPVVAFDSGVESDIPVTTAATDNRAAAAEAAKQLSTALGGVGKVGVVVHDQTSRSGIDRRDGFVEWMRANAPGIQLLDPQYGGGDQAKSADIAKAIVAANPDLRGIYGSNEGTAIGVTRGVGESGRQGVAIAGFDSGSGQTDAIRDGRQLGAVTQDPVRMGAEVVKAAVKAVNGEEQPKVINTGFYWYDRSNINDPRIQSSLYE; this is encoded by the coding sequence GTGCGTACCCGTCGACTGCTCGTCGCCACCGTGGCGGCGCTCTCGCTCGCCCTCGCCGGCTGCGGATCCGGCGCCCGGTCCGGCGACGACGAGCCGCTGGAGATCGCCATCGTCTCGAAGGGCTTCCAGCACGAGTTCTGGCAGGCCGTCAAGCAGGGCGCCGATCAGGAGGCCGCCCGCCAGCAGGTGAACATCACGTTCGAGGGACCGGCCACCGAGTCCGAGATCGAGGCCCAGGTCACGATGCTCACCAACGCGGTCGGCCGCGGGCCGGACGCGCTCGCGGTCGCCGCCCTCGACTCCCGCGCCGCCGCGCCGGTCCTGCAGCAGGCGCAGGGGTCCGGCATCCCGGTCGTGGCGTTCGACTCGGGCGTCGAGAGCGACATCCCGGTCACGACCGCGGCGACCGACAACCGGGCCGCGGCGGCCGAGGCGGCCAAGCAGCTGTCGACGGCGCTCGGCGGCGTCGGCAAGGTCGGCGTGGTCGTCCACGACCAGACGAGCCGGTCCGGCATCGACCGGCGGGACGGCTTCGTCGAGTGGATGCGGGCCAACGCGCCGGGCATCCAGCTGCTGGACCCGCAGTACGGCGGCGGTGACCAGGCGAAGTCGGCCGACATCGCCAAGGCGATCGTCGCCGCCAACCCGGACCTGCGCGGGATCTACGGCTCCAACGAGGGCACCGCGATCGGTGTGACCCGCGGTGTCGGGGAGAGCGGACGCCAGGGCGTCGCCATCGCCGGCTTCGACTCCGGGTCCGGGCAGACCGACGCCATCCGCGACGGCCGCCAGCTCGGCGCCGTCACCCAGGACCCGGTCCGGATGGGCGCGGAGGTCGTGAAGGCCGCGGTGAAGGCCGTGAACGGCGAGGAACAGCCGAAGGTGATCAACACCGGCTTCTACTGGTACGACCGGTCCAACATCAACGACCCGAGGATCCAGTCCTCGCTCTACGAGTAA
- a CDS encoding NAD-dependent epimerase/dehydratase family protein, translating to MDERILITGAAGVVGTVLRRRLRRPGRVFRLLDIAPQQAPGPDEPVEIITGSVTDPATVAAACDGVDAVVHLGGLGPGSGWADVLAVNVDGTHTVLEAARIAEVDRVLLGSGIDVAGHRAGRESPAGAPARPGTYSGVGNAAVEGLGSMYHSRFGMDVVVLRLGSCAETRPAEDRDGTGAWLSPEDAGRLFDACIRHPAPGYRIVRGVSGGVGGALSPAGTPGTAAAPGAPLDGVVADAERFSTGL from the coding sequence GTGGACGAACGCATCCTGATCACCGGAGCCGCCGGCGTCGTCGGCACCGTGCTGCGCCGGCGGCTGCGCCGGCCGGGCCGGGTGTTCCGGCTGCTCGACATCGCCCCGCAGCAGGCGCCGGGGCCCGACGAGCCGGTCGAGATCATCACCGGCTCGGTCACGGATCCGGCCACCGTGGCCGCCGCCTGCGACGGCGTCGACGCCGTCGTCCACCTCGGCGGGCTCGGCCCCGGATCCGGCTGGGCGGACGTGCTCGCGGTGAACGTCGACGGGACGCACACGGTTCTGGAGGCCGCACGGATCGCCGAGGTGGACCGCGTGCTGCTCGGCTCCGGCATCGACGTCGCCGGGCACCGTGCCGGGCGCGAGTCCCCCGCCGGCGCCCCCGCCCGGCCCGGCACCTACTCCGGGGTCGGCAACGCCGCGGTGGAGGGCCTGGGCAGCATGTACCACTCCCGCTTCGGGATGGACGTCGTCGTGCTGCGGCTCGGCAGCTGCGCGGAGACCCGCCCGGCGGAGGACCGGGACGGGACGGGCGCCTGGCTGTCCCCCGAGGACGCGGGGCGGCTGTTCGATGCCTGCATCCGCCATCCCGCCCCGGGCTACCGCATCGTCCGGGGGGTGTCCGGCGGGGTCGGCGGAGCGCTCTCCCCCGCCGGGACACCCGGTACCGCGGCCGCACCCGGCGCCCCGCTGGACGGGGTGGTCGCCGACGCCGAACGGTTCAGCACCGGGCTGTAG
- a CDS encoding IclR family transcriptional regulator, whose translation MTEEAAEVVAGSRAAVKSAQRAIQLIETLAGQGERLTATELQAVTGLPRSSLHGLLHTLLEAGWLEVEPGSAAYGLGVRALVCGTSYLDRDPAAPYAREAVESVRDEVGFTTHFARRIGADVVYLMTRESRSAIHRSRIGRTLPAHATALGKALLAELTRGEFDALLPDPLPALTPNTLTDPELLWADCVASRDRGYGAEIEEGSPGVRCVAAAVPYRIPATDALSCSIPIDHVTPDEVGRVTEVLVASAADLGARLRHAGIR comes from the coding sequence GTGACGGAGGAGGCCGCGGAGGTGGTGGCCGGGTCCCGGGCCGCCGTGAAGTCGGCGCAGCGGGCGATCCAGCTGATCGAGACCCTGGCGGGCCAGGGCGAGCGGCTCACGGCGACCGAGCTGCAGGCCGTCACCGGGCTCCCGCGCTCCAGCCTGCACGGCCTGCTGCACACCCTGCTGGAAGCGGGCTGGCTGGAGGTCGAGCCGGGCAGCGCGGCCTACGGCCTCGGCGTCCGGGCGCTGGTCTGCGGCACGTCCTACCTCGACCGGGACCCGGCGGCGCCGTACGCCAGGGAGGCCGTCGAGTCGGTGCGCGACGAGGTCGGCTTCACCACCCACTTCGCCCGCCGGATCGGTGCCGACGTCGTCTACCTCATGACCCGGGAGTCGCGTTCGGCGATCCACCGCTCCCGGATCGGCCGGACGCTGCCCGCGCACGCGACCGCGCTCGGCAAGGCCCTGCTCGCCGAGCTGACCCGGGGCGAGTTCGACGCGCTGCTGCCGGACCCGCTGCCCGCGCTGACGCCGAACACCCTCACCGACCCCGAGCTGCTGTGGGCCGACTGCGTCGCGAGCCGCGACCGCGGCTACGGCGCCGAGATCGAGGAGGGCAGCCCCGGGGTCCGCTGCGTCGCCGCGGCCGTGCCGTACCGGATCCCCGCGACGGACGCGCTGAGCTGCTCGATCCCCATCGACCACGTGACCCCCGACGAGGTCGGGCGGGTCACCGAGGTGCTCGTCGCCTCCGCCGCCGATCTCGGTGCCCGGCTCCGGCACGCCGGGATCCGCTGA
- a CDS encoding sodium:solute symporter family protein, which yields MHALDWSALIGYFVLMLAIGWWSYRRVGDVADFFTAGGGMPWWLTGISHHMSGYSAVMFVAYAGVAYTDGVTVYFWGFASIGIGVAIGAWVFAGRWNRLRSRLGVASVLEYLATRYDVPTQQALAWSGSLLKIFDIGAKWFAIATLLNAFTGISYVWGIVLTGTVTLAYCTAGGLWADAMTDLGQFVIQAVAGIAMLWVVFDLLGGPSAIWTIWDRLPAGHLSPVTEDFTTVLLLVYVLVKTLEYNGGMWNLAHRYMAAPSTREAKRGALLSAGLYMVWPLVLMFPMFAAPLLVPGLEDPTTAYAEMTLTLLPAGLVGLVLAGFFSHTMAMVASDANAISAVITRDMIPAMVARARHWTEAEGLRAARITTLSFIVLTMVVATQAQNLGGVLTIVVSWVAALMGPISIPLLLGMLPQFRRCGPRAALVSWAGGLIAYGIVYYGLDATQTVTVATPILTSLVLYTGLGLLVPERSAETDRLIDLIGRDDAPVPTGDPARPA from the coding sequence GTGCACGCACTCGATTGGTCAGCGTTGATCGGTTACTTCGTGCTGATGCTCGCGATCGGCTGGTGGTCCTACCGGCGCGTCGGCGACGTCGCGGACTTCTTCACCGCCGGCGGCGGGATGCCGTGGTGGCTCACCGGGATCTCGCACCACATGTCCGGCTACTCCGCGGTCATGTTCGTCGCCTACGCCGGAGTCGCGTACACCGACGGCGTCACCGTCTACTTCTGGGGCTTCGCCAGCATCGGCATCGGCGTGGCCATCGGCGCCTGGGTGTTCGCCGGCCGCTGGAACCGGCTGCGGTCCCGGCTCGGTGTCGCCTCGGTGCTGGAGTACCTGGCGACCCGCTACGACGTGCCCACCCAGCAGGCGCTCGCCTGGAGCGGCAGCCTGCTCAAGATCTTCGACATCGGTGCGAAGTGGTTCGCGATCGCCACCCTGCTGAACGCGTTCACCGGTATCTCCTACGTCTGGGGCATCGTCCTCACCGGCACGGTCACGCTCGCCTACTGCACCGCGGGCGGTCTGTGGGCGGACGCGATGACCGACCTCGGCCAGTTCGTCATCCAGGCGGTCGCCGGGATCGCCATGCTGTGGGTGGTGTTCGACCTGCTCGGCGGCCCGTCGGCGATCTGGACGATCTGGGACCGGCTGCCCGCGGGGCACCTCAGCCCGGTCACCGAGGACTTCACGACGGTCCTGCTGCTGGTCTACGTCCTGGTGAAGACGCTCGAGTACAACGGCGGCATGTGGAACCTGGCGCACCGCTACATGGCGGCGCCCAGCACCCGCGAGGCCAAGCGGGGCGCCCTGCTGTCGGCCGGCCTGTACATGGTCTGGCCGCTGGTGCTGATGTTCCCCATGTTCGCGGCACCGCTGCTGGTCCCCGGCCTGGAGGACCCGACGACCGCCTACGCCGAGATGACGCTGACCCTGCTGCCGGCCGGCCTGGTCGGGCTGGTGCTCGCCGGGTTCTTCTCGCACACCATGGCGATGGTCGCCTCGGACGCCAACGCGATCTCGGCGGTCATCACCCGCGACATGATCCCGGCGATGGTGGCGCGGGCCCGGCACTGGACCGAGGCCGAGGGCCTGCGGGCCGCGCGGATCACCACGCTGAGCTTCATCGTCCTCACGATGGTCGTCGCCACCCAGGCGCAGAACCTCGGCGGCGTGCTGACGATCGTCGTCTCCTGGGTGGCCGCGCTCATGGGGCCCATCTCCATCCCGCTGCTGCTGGGGATGCTGCCGCAGTTCCGGCGCTGTGGCCCACGGGCCGCACTCGTCTCCTGGGCCGGCGGCCTGATCGCCTACGGGATCGTCTACTACGGACTCGACGCCACCCAGACCGTGACCGTCGCGACCCCGATCCTGACCTCGCTGGTCCTCTACACCGGCCTCGGGCTGCTCGTCCCCGAGCGCAGCGCGGAGACCGACCGCCTCATCGACCTCATCGGGCGCGACGACGCCCCGGTGCCCACGGGCGACCCCGCCCGGCCCGCCTGA
- a CDS encoding glycosyl hydrolase family 28-related protein, which produces MHVPFDRRRFLAIAGGLAVSGAAAAPAGAPSGPRVPAPEPGPARSTSAALWEEYLGAPDTHPTLPNVSFAGYRRGEQDLPAPGPVFDVRDHGATGDGAADDTDALLAAIEAAGAAGGGCVSLPAGTYRTTRLIPVHHSGVVLRGAGKDRTTLYCDRSLSEAYFENRRDTRIQWSFMGGLLWFVPRTRLDSLRAADFLGEEGWEGGAVLSTVPGGPRRGDSTLRVADASGLAAGDTVLLTLDNIEDSSLLRHLCGDVPDTADYDWTTAARRLRPELSDWSGAPNFTRYRWPVEIRAVDGDTVTLAQPLRLDLRAEWNPALCEIGPVVRGSGVEELTIRMREVELGPHNQEVGYNGPCFHNAIDCWARNVHVEHADNAFGMVSAKNVTLTGVSTGGRTAHHPFFCRVQSHDNLVSDFAVLGDCVHGLNSEGFSTGNVWSDGTMTAGTFDSHRAIPADSVRTGITLANTGRMGGSDDAGPLWGARISMWNVDVRNGRGHGVRIERNAPRSAVVGVRGTAEDAVTDHTREFGDDLGSVLADPGTVPEPVNLYRAQLAHRLGR; this is translated from the coding sequence ATGCACGTCCCGTTCGACCGGCGCCGGTTCCTGGCGATCGCCGGTGGTCTGGCCGTGTCCGGGGCCGCGGCCGCACCGGCCGGGGCACCGTCGGGGCCCAGGGTCCCGGCCCCGGAGCCGGGCCCGGCCCGCTCGACGTCGGCCGCGCTGTGGGAGGAGTACCTGGGCGCACCGGACACCCATCCGACGCTCCCCAACGTCTCCTTCGCCGGGTACCGGCGCGGCGAGCAGGACCTCCCGGCCCCCGGGCCGGTGTTCGACGTGCGGGACCACGGCGCGACCGGTGACGGTGCGGCCGACGACACCGACGCGCTGCTCGCGGCGATCGAGGCGGCCGGGGCCGCCGGTGGCGGGTGCGTGAGCCTGCCGGCGGGGACCTACCGGACGACCCGGCTGATCCCTGTGCACCACTCGGGTGTCGTGCTCCGCGGGGCCGGGAAGGACCGCACGACCCTGTACTGCGACCGATCGCTGTCCGAGGCGTACTTCGAGAACCGCCGCGACACCCGGATCCAGTGGAGCTTCATGGGCGGGCTGCTCTGGTTCGTCCCGCGCACCCGGCTGGACAGCCTGCGGGCGGCGGACTTCCTGGGGGAGGAGGGCTGGGAGGGCGGCGCGGTGCTCAGCACCGTGCCGGGCGGCCCCCGCCGCGGTGACAGCACGCTGCGGGTCGCCGACGCGAGCGGGCTCGCCGCGGGCGACACCGTGCTCCTCACCCTCGACAACATCGAGGACAGCAGCCTGCTGCGCCACCTGTGCGGGGACGTGCCGGACACCGCGGACTACGACTGGACGACGGCGGCGCGCCGGCTGCGCCCGGAGCTGTCGGACTGGTCGGGCGCCCCGAACTTCACCCGGTACCGGTGGCCCGTCGAGATCCGGGCGGTCGACGGCGACACGGTCACCCTCGCCCAGCCGCTGCGGCTCGACCTGCGGGCCGAGTGGAACCCGGCGCTGTGCGAGATCGGGCCGGTCGTGCGGGGCTCGGGCGTCGAGGAGCTCACGATCCGGATGCGCGAGGTCGAGCTCGGCCCGCACAACCAGGAGGTCGGCTACAACGGGCCGTGCTTCCACAACGCGATCGACTGCTGGGCGCGCAACGTGCACGTCGAGCACGCCGACAACGCGTTCGGCATGGTCAGCGCCAAGAACGTCACCCTGACCGGGGTGTCCACCGGCGGCCGCACCGCCCACCACCCGTTCTTCTGCCGGGTCCAGTCGCACGACAACCTGGTGTCGGACTTCGCGGTGCTGGGGGACTGCGTGCACGGTCTCAACTCGGAGGGGTTCTCCACCGGCAACGTCTGGAGCGACGGGACGATGACGGCCGGGACCTTCGACTCGCACCGCGCCATCCCGGCGGACAGCGTGCGCACCGGGATCACGCTGGCGAACACCGGCCGGATGGGGGGCTCCGACGACGCGGGGCCGCTGTGGGGCGCCCGCATCTCGATGTGGAACGTCGACGTGCGCAACGGCCGCGGGCACGGTGTCCGCATCGAGCGGAACGCGCCGCGCAGCGCCGTCGTGGGTGTGCGGGGGACGGCCGAGGACGCCGTCACCGACCACACCAGGGAGTTCGGCGACGACCTCGGCAGCGTCCTGGCCGATCCGGGGACCGTCCCGGAACCGGTGAACCTGTACCGGGCCCAGCTGGCGCACCGGCTGGGACGCTGA
- a CDS encoding aldehyde dehydrogenase (NADP(+)) has translation MTDTDTDTDTDTVPATTDSALEAALAAAAAAATDATPGERAARLDRIADALDAAGPELIPLAARETHLPERPRLAGELARTTFQLRLFAEVLREGRHLDAAVDHADPGWPMGARPDIRRVRIPIGPVLVFAASNFPFAFSVAGGDSAAALAAGCPVLLKAHPGHEELSRRTGEIVRAALADAGAPEGTFAVVHGVDAGVTALRDPRIAAAAFTGSVRGGRALFDIAAARPRPIPFYGELGSLNPVVVTPAAAAARGERIAQEFAGSFTLGAGQFCTKPGLLLVPEGHGMDEALVAAVGGTSAAPLLNDRIEAALRARLDTVATTPGVELLAEGTGDGPVPTLLRTDAATFRAAGARLHDECFGPVSLLVTYSGTDELVALLSELEPGLTATVQGEPSDAAAVGDLLPALVAVAGRLLWNQWPTGVTVSWAQQHGGPYPATTAPTTTSVGTAALERFLRPVAWQNFPDELLPDALREANPWQLPRRVDGVPTATG, from the coding sequence ATGACCGACACCGACACCGACACCGACACCGACACCGTCCCGGCCACCACGGACTCCGCGCTGGAGGCCGCGCTCGCGGCCGCCGCGGCGGCGGCCACCGACGCCACGCCGGGTGAGCGCGCCGCGCGGCTCGACCGGATCGCCGACGCCCTGGACGCCGCGGGCCCGGAGCTGATCCCGCTGGCCGCCCGCGAGACCCACCTCCCGGAGCGTCCCCGGCTGGCGGGCGAACTGGCCCGGACGACGTTCCAGCTGCGGCTGTTCGCCGAGGTGCTGCGCGAGGGCCGGCACCTCGATGCGGCCGTCGACCACGCCGACCCCGGCTGGCCGATGGGCGCCCGGCCCGACATCCGGCGGGTGCGGATCCCGATCGGCCCGGTGCTGGTCTTCGCGGCCTCGAACTTCCCGTTCGCGTTCAGCGTCGCCGGTGGCGACTCGGCGGCGGCGCTCGCCGCGGGCTGCCCGGTGCTGCTCAAGGCGCACCCCGGGCACGAGGAGCTGTCCCGGCGCACCGGGGAGATCGTCCGCGCCGCGCTGGCCGACGCCGGTGCGCCGGAGGGCACGTTCGCCGTCGTCCACGGGGTCGACGCCGGGGTGACGGCGCTGCGCGACCCGCGGATCGCCGCCGCGGCGTTCACCGGGTCCGTGCGCGGCGGGCGCGCGTTGTTCGACATCGCCGCGGCGCGGCCCCGGCCCATCCCCTTCTACGGGGAGCTGGGCAGCCTGAACCCGGTCGTCGTCACCCCGGCCGCCGCGGCGGCGCGCGGGGAGCGGATCGCGCAGGAGTTCGCCGGGTCGTTCACCCTCGGCGCCGGTCAGTTCTGCACCAAGCCGGGACTGCTGCTCGTGCCCGAGGGGCACGGGATGGACGAGGCGCTGGTCGCCGCCGTCGGCGGCACGTCCGCGGCGCCGCTGCTGAACGACCGGATCGAGGCCGCTCTCCGGGCCCGGCTGGACACGGTCGCCACCACGCCGGGCGTCGAGCTGCTCGCGGAGGGCACGGGTGACGGACCGGTCCCGACCCTGCTGCGCACCGACGCGGCCACCTTCCGGGCCGCCGGCGCCCGCCTGCACGACGAGTGCTTCGGACCGGTGTCGCTCCTGGTCACCTACTCCGGCACCGACGAGCTGGTGGCCCTGCTGAGCGAGCTGGAGCCGGGGCTGACGGCGACCGTTCAGGGCGAGCCGTCGGACGCCGCCGCCGTCGGCGACCTGCTCCCGGCGCTGGTCGCCGTGGCCGGGCGGCTGCTGTGGAACCAGTGGCCCACCGGGGTGACGGTCAGCTGGGCCCAGCAGCACGGCGGCCCCTACCCGGCGACCACCGCACCGACCACGACGTCGGTCGGCACCGCAGCCCTCGAGCGGTTCCTCCGCCCGGTGGCCTGGCAGAACTTCCCGGACGAGCTGCTGCCCGACGCGTTGCGCGAGGCGAACCCGTGGCAGCTGCCCCGCCGGGTCGACGGCGTACCCACGGCGACCGGGTGA